In Eriocheir sinensis breed Jianghai 21 chromosome 59, ASM2467909v1, whole genome shotgun sequence, the genomic stretch tagtatttTGATAtaagaataaatacataaaacacCTCTTTATAAAGCTACcaggaaactagaaaataattgAGAACACACAGATTTGGGAAAGACGAGTGACTTCCTTAATCTCTCTAAGCAAATGGTGACCTTACGAACTAGAGGCTGTCCGGGCTAGCTTGATAGCTCGAACCAATGACtcagcaatgataataataatgatgataataataataaagaagggaCTCAAAGCAGGACTGATAATAGGACACTGCACCATAAAACAAGGACTAgataccaaaaaataaataaaatacaaaaatcaGCCAATTTCTTACCAAATGACCAAGCAAGTGACtgacaaataacaacaaaaacaaaataaataaaaaagaaaagaaaaataaagaaaaaaatgtaaatagaaaaaataagcaataataaaaatgaataataataaagaaaaagcaaagaaaaataaagaaaaagttaagaaatataactaaaaatacacaaaagtaaataataataaataaaaataaaatagaaaacatgaagaagcaaaattacaaataaatatataccaatgagtattaaaaaaaaacactaacatgtacagacagacacaaacacaaacaaccaaTATAGTTAGTTGGTTCCGAGTCCTGCTTTGAGTTAGCATTTAAAATCTGTCTTTCTATATATTCTGCCTTACATAATACCTTGCTAGAAAGTTACAACCCTAAGAACTAAATAATATGATAGCTAACCACTAGTCCTTACGAGCTAATGATTCTAACTACGCTTCTTTTCTCTTTGAGCCGCGGACAATGGTAGTAAAAGTGATCTAGACAGAGCTATGGGGTAACGATGCTGCTTGTTCATCTATGGGTACGTTGACGACCTTGATAGACAGTGTAGTGATAGTAGTGTGAAAGGAGAGTGAGTAcagtttcttttttaatcttaAGGTACATTGATGACCTTGATAGACAgtgtagtaatagaagtagcgaAAATGTAGTGTGTGTTTTTAAGTTTTATCGATAGGTATACACTAATGACCATGACTGATAGTGTAGTAATAGTGATgtaagtagtaatggtagtgttaGAGTAGTGTGTGTTTGAGTTATATTTATAGGTACGGTGACGTCTATGGTTGACTGTGTAGTAATGGTAGTGTAGTGTAAAAAAGTGTGTGTACTGAACTTATTAAAGGATGTGTGTGGTTGATATTACATTAGTGACGACAGTGTATTGATGCAGAGAGAGTGTAGTAATAGTGGTGAAAAGTAATGTGTGGGGTGATGTTACTTAAGTATGCGTTGTGGATGTTAAGTTAGTGAAGAGTGTATTGATGCAGACGGTGTGTGGTACAGTAGTGGTGGAAGAGTGGTATGTGCAATGAAGTTGATAAAGAATGTGTTATTATCAATGAATTAGCGAAGAATTATAGTATAGTGATTCAAataaagtgtgtgtatgtgtgtatggttGTTGATTATGAGCTATAGAAAACAGTGCACTGAAGCAGAtattgtgggtgtttgtgtgtataaaGAAAGAGTGTATAATAGTTACGAAAAAATTATAATGTGAAAAGAAGTCATGGAATGCTgagtaaaatataaaatataagtaaaaattaTTAATAAATTCCAGATATAAAACCAGGAAAATTTGATTATAATGTTCATaaaatctatctatattttttttaatttgttgtaATAATAGTCAAGTGAATAAAATTTCCAGATAACATtgaaaataaaatattgtaaagttAGATTTCTGtatttaaagagaaaaaaagctaaaattaAATGTGTATTGACTCATGTTcctgtgagtgcgtgagtgtatgtgtatgtgtgtctgtgtgtgagtgagtgagttagtgagtgagacACATAAGGGACACAGCACATTATTGAACACAGTCTAGCCAGAACGtattgaccacacacacacacactattacaaGCACTGAAGAAGCAAAGAATAATAATTAGTCATTTTTTTCGTTGATCCACAAATTCCTTGCAAGCACCATTtttgccggacacacacacacacacacacacacacacacacacacacgaagcagaggaggcagtggcagttGTAATGacagcaataacaaaaaaataaagaataaataaataaaatcactaccatcaccaccacagtgtCGCCAAAAAACAAAAGCAGCGGACATCAAAATTTTTCAAAAcatagaggagaagagaaagaggagaagcagaggaggaggaggctagtgCACCCCTACCTCCCTGCTTGCTGCCGATACCCCATTGGTCatctgctgcttctgctgctcgGCCTTCGCTCGCTCCTCGGGAAGGATGCCGGTGATGCCGatcttgattttcttcttctcatcctcggTGAGTCGCAAGAATTCCCCGAGCTGGTCATTCTCGTTAGCCATGTCCAGGTCATCGAAGTCCTGCCAGGtgaaggtgaggtcaggtgaggtcaggacAGGTGATGTGATATGAAGtgaggtgaagtaaggtaagCAAAAAGGTGATGTAacgagatgaggtgaggtgattTGAGGTCATGTGATGTGATATGATGTTATGCTGAGATGTAATATGGTGACATGATGTGAAGTGAGATAATGTGAGGTAAGGTGGTGAGGTCaggtaaggaaaagggggaaCCTGAATAGTGAATGTGTATGTTTCTTACTTTCTAACTTTTATTTCATAGACAACAATAGAAGATCATGatatattgttttcctttcctattgTTTTTACATCAGCGGATTTAatcaagggaaaagaagaaaagaaaaaggcatTGTACTCCTCAAAACAATTCTAAACCTGTATCTTCTACCCTATTCACTTTTATTCCCACAAATCTCCCACTCACTCCTGTCATAATACTCCCCTCTTTgctctcacccctcaccccttcaccccattcCCACATATCCCCTCTCTACTCACCCCACAATACTCCCCCTCTTTACCCTTGCCCTTcaacccttcacccctttccccaCACACTCCTTCCCCCCTACTCACCCCACAATACTCCCCTCTTTCCACTTGCCATTcaacccttcacccctctcccgaCACATCCCCCCTCCTACTCACCCCACAATACTCCCCCTCTTTACTCTTCCCCTTCAACCCTTCTACCCTTTCCCGACACACACCTTCTCCCCTACTCACCCCACAATACTCCCCCTCTTTgctctcacccctcaccccttctccccactccccacacatccctcctcctactcaccccacAATACTCCCCCTCTTTACTCTTCCCCTTCAACCCTTCTACCCTTTCCCGACACACACCTTCTCCCCTACTCACCCCACAATACTCCCCCTCGccccttctccccactccccacacatccctcctcctactcaccccacAATACTCCCCCTCGccccttctccccactccccacacatccctcctcctactcaccccacAATACTCCCCCTCGCCCTTCTCCCCACTCCCACACAtccctcctcccactcaccccacactcccccctttctcccctctccacacacatccctcctcctactcaccccacAATACTCCCCCTCGCCCCATATCCCCACTCCCCACACAtccctcctcctactcaccccacAATACTCCCCCTCTTTACCCTTGCCCTTcaacccttcacccctttccccaCGCACTCCTTCCCCCTGCTCACCCCACAATAACCCCCTCTTTCCACTTGCCCTTcaacccttcaccccttctcctccttcccccctactCACCCCACAATACTCCGCCTCGTTGAAGAGCTGTGGGGTCATGGGCACTCTGTTGTTCCCCTTGGGCTTGGCATTTTCGTTCATGTACTCCTTTGAGTCCTCCTGGCCGGGGTCCGTGATGTCGATGGTGGTGAAGGGAATGTTCTTGCTCTCCAGGATCATCACCGCCCGTTGCTGGTTCTTCTTGACCtgccgagagaaagagagagggtaagagagggtcagagaggatggaagagtggATAAGACAGGGTGAataagacagagaggaagaaaaaaggggtaAGAGGAGAAAGTGTGTGCATGAGAGGGGTTAAAGAGAcagtgaaggagaggatgagaaagataaagagagagaggatggaagagagggtaAGACAGgttgaatgagagggagagagaggaagagaaaggaggtacaaggagaaagaaagtatgcATGAGAGAGGTTAAAGAGAtagtgaaggaaaggatgagaaaggtaaagagagagagagggtcagagaggatggaagagtggGTAAGACAGgctgaatgagagggagagattgagaaaGGGGGTGCAAGGAGAAAGAGTGTGCGTGAGTGGGGGTGAAACAGtgaaggagaagatgagagacagacaaagaaagagggtaagaattaagagaaaggagtgtgtgtgagtgagtgagtgagagggtgaaggagtgaaagaaagagtgtaagagagagagagagagtcatgataaagggaagagggtgagTGAGATTCTtgagtttgaaaataaatataaagagataGATTAGAAGAAGGGTGTGGATTTTACTTGAGATTAAagaaacaaatatgaaagaaagataaagaaatcaTACTTCATCTAATTCcttagagaaaataaacaaacagtaataaaaaaaaacatatgcttAATTATGTTCGTGatcacagcctctctctctctctctctctctctctctctctctctctctctctctctctctctctctctctctctctctctctcaaatgaagGTCTGTGCTGTCTAATAGGTACtacacaaggaggaagagaaacgaggaggaggaggaggaggaggaggaggtggaggaggaggaataagtggtTGAGAAGTGGATCAAGGGTGAGATGATGGGGgtcaagggaagaaaagaaggaagaagaagaagaggaggagttggcaatgtgtaaatggaggagagaaaagagaacagattAGACAAAAGAGAAGAACAGATTAGAGAGAAGGGAACCATATTATAGGAAAATTAAAAGATtcagagatgagaggaagaaaaagagaaaaaaaggaaggaaggaaagaaggaaggaaggaaagaaggaaggtaaggaaggaaggaaggaaggaaagaaggaaagaaggtaaggaaggaaggaaggaaggaaggaaggtaaggaaggaagaaggtaaggaaggaaggaaggaagaaaggtaaggaaggtaaggaaggaaggaaggtaaggaaggaaggaaggaaggtaaggaaggaaggaaggaaggaaatgaagtgaagAAAGTGACCAAGAGTTTAGTTGAAgtggaggacgagagagagagagagagagagagagagagagagagagagagagagagagagagagagagcaatgaaaataaataattaaaataaaataaaataaataaatacaaaacatacacatcccacctcccttcctcctcctcctccacctcacttgTCTTACTCATaaaggagggggggtgaggggaggaaaggggggggggggtaattggAGGGGgcatctctcccctttctcatctcccctAACTGCCCATGGTCACGTTTCCCTcccccccgtccctccctctctccctctgctctccacccctttcctcctccgccctctTCCCTGCGGCTGGTCACTCCTCTCCAGTTTATActcttgagaagaagaagaaggagaagaagaggaggaagatgatgatgatagggaggaggaggaggaggaagaggaggaagaggagaaggaagaggaggaagaggagaaggaagaagaggaggaggataagggagaaggagagatcgGATTACTAAGTGAGGAGTgccaactgagagagagagagagagagagagagagagagagagaatgacacaagACAGAAGTGGACTCTATACACATTACATTTTagcagacactctctctctctctctctctctcacgctgaaAAGGAGGTtcaaggatagagagagaaaacgaaaaatcaCGTgatcaagggaaagaaaaggaaagtcttGAGAAACCTCGtatgaaagtctctctctctctctctctctctctctctctggtcatcatttctcttattttccttcttttccttctttatttttatccttttcatctACTTTTATCACATCtatttcttgttccttctctctctctctctctctctctctctctctctctctctctctctctcatctcaagTGTCGGGATAAAAGTGCAAATATATACGCGGCATTAAgtgaataaacagagagagagagagagagagagagagagagagagagagagagagagagagagagagagagagagagagagagagagagagacggaagataTAATTAAAgataaacaaggaagaggaggaggaggagagaacttagatagacaaacacaaaaataaaaacaaatcaataaaataaataaaaaaatgaacaagtaaataaatatataaaaaaaagacaacaataaaaaagaacaagtaaaacaccaaaactttccctcctttctccttccttcccttctctcttccctcctcctcctcctcctcttcctcctctctctcattactatttcctcctccaccatcaccagtaatacctttttccctcccctctctcccctccctccctccttcctttctctcacacgtgggaagagaagaggaggaagaggaggagggtgaatcaGCATGGTTAAAACAGCTGAcagtctcttctcccttccccctttgcttcctcctcctcctcctcctccctattacaATACACCCATTCACCTCTGCTTTCTCCCACTGTGtacactcccccccctcctccctccccccctttactcATTACCATCTACAcactattttatcattattagtcatcatcatcatcatcattccctgTTCGCACCTTCACCACACCTGTCATCAACTTCCTGGACCCCACCACATATATACCTGTCCCTTTAaatttacccctctctctctctctctctctctctctctctctctctctctctctctcaagcattcATTTCAAGGGGCGTGAAcaatagaagcgccgaagtcacCCTCAAGCTGTATTAAGCATTAGCTACAcctctcgattatgcagttcagttctggtcaccttacaatagaatggatatcaaaatgttgaGGAGGATGGCAAAGATGATTCACGAtttaagaaacttgccatgtgAGGAAAGACTTGAActattaaacttgcattctctataaAGGCAAAGGGAACGAAGAAATTAGAtcaaagtttataaatggatgaagagctttaataaagGTGATATTATTACGGCTCtggtggtaagagaaccgggtaggacgcgtggtaatgggtttaaactggatacattcagattcaacacggACACTGACAAGGATCAGTTAacgaacagagtggtggatgagtggaacaggcttggcagtcgtcgtgagtgccaatacgatagtaacattaaaaaaaaaaaaaagataaattcatggagagtgatgttaggtggggttaggttcacaggagcggCATATTgcacttcttatgttcttatgttctctctctccaaATGTAAAATTAATACATAAAATGATATTATTTACTACGGcttgcttgcacacacacacacacacacacacacacacacacacacacacacacacacacacacacacacacacacacacacacacacacacacacacacctgacctacATACACCTGCACACGCTTGATGGTCAGTCATGTTTGAATAACTTAATGAATGcagctacatgtgtgtgtgtgtgtgtgtgtgtgtgtgtgtgtgtgtgtttgttttactaCAATCACTATGAAGTATTATTGAAGCTGCTActaataatacaacaacaacaacaacaacaacaataataataataataataataataataataataataataataataataaaaataatgacaaatttTCCCAAGCACAATCCATAAAATTCAGActttctctaaacacacacacacacacacacacacacacacacacacacgcacacacatacacacacacgaagccGGATGTTCACTATTGTCACGATTAGTACACATACACTCACAAgtatacacaaacagacacatatacacacacacaagcacaactgacccacaacacacacacacacacacacacacacacacacacacacacacacatatggccggtcagttgagagagagagagagagagagagagagagagagagagagagagagagagagagagagagagagagagagagagagagagagagagagagagagggtacatTATGGTCAATCAGGATATTATAAGATGGACTGATTggatgagggaggagaagagaggaaggaaagaaagaataaggatgaaaggaaagggaaagaataaaggaagaaaggagagtaaggatggagagaagaagggaaagaaaaaaggaagaaaggagaataaggatggaaggaaggaaaacaatagagaaagaaaggaatgatcaaggacggaggaaagaggggaaagaatagaggaagaatgaaaacagtaatggaagaaaggagagaatagggatggagaaaaggagggagagaataaaaacaaagttagaacggaggaatgaaaggagaataaatgaaggaaggatggatgtaagggatgaaggagtgtaagggtaaataaacaaatagagaaataaaaaaggaataaataaaataaatagtatatacagtgataaataaaaataacaaaagacgTGTCCGGTCGTGAAATGGCGAgccaactcctctctctctctctctctctctctctctctctctctctctcggaaacgACAATCACATCCTGTTTTTATCACTTGGTTATCATTTCTTCggctgacaacacacacacacacacacacacacacacacacacactattattcacacaaagagaataacaacaaaatataatgatgagagagagagagagagagagagagagagagagagagatggcggtgAAGGCAGACAGgaatggaggtgatggtagttaagattttggtggtgatggtggtggttgtagtagtggtggtggtggtggtgatgtggtggtggtggtggtggtgatgtggtggtggtggtggtggtggttggaggtaGGCCAAAATCTtgatcaccaccaataccacaacACCACTATtgaaaccaccatcatcaccatcactatcatcaccacgaccaccaccaccaccaccactacagtcctTACCTGTGAAATGCCTaattgaaaagggaaggaaggaaaggtaaggaaaggtaagggagggagagacgtgaagggaaaggaatgtgaggggagaggaggaagaagggagagtcaaggtcatggagagaggaggaggaggaggaggaggagagggccaaGAAGGGATGGCAGGATATATTTTTCTCTCGAAGATGAAAAGATGAACcagtgaaacgagagagagagagagagagagagagagagagagagagagagagagagagagagagaggtaaaggcgTGGCAAGCAGACAGACTTACTATTGACCGAACActctcctctcctactcttctctcctctctttttcatctccactctttcatctctcctcctcctcctcctccctccttctagcctcttctctcctcctcctctttgcctccacTTGAAGTTCGATCGAAAATGCTCTATCAGTTTTCCTTCAACATACCGGagataagacgaggaggaggaggaggaggaggaggagatgtcgaAGGTTAGGGAGTAGAAAAATGCAAATGGATAAGAGATAAATGAAGTATTCTTATCACGATGagtaatgacaaaaataataataataattaactaaggtctctctctctctctctctctctctctctctcctgtcacctGTCACCTTCCAGGACGAGGCGACAGGTTAATTACTTTGTCCCAGGTGTAACTTTCGCCCCCTTTTGGATggattaatggtggtggtgatgatgatgatgatgatgatgatgatgatgatgatgacaatgatggtggtgatgatactgctTGTGCCATTATATCtactgtataataataataataataataataataataataataataataataatatggtaaGTTAATATCACTGAAACTTGTATTGTgagaaataatacacacacacacacacatacacacatacacacacacacacacacacacacacacacacacgtacacacaacacaca encodes the following:
- the LOC126985445 gene encoding SH3 domain-binding glutamic acid-rich protein homolog isoform X5, with protein sequence MVIKVYVSLISCSQEVKKNQQRAVMILESKNIPFTTIDITDPGQEDSKEYMNENAKPKGNNRVPMTPQLFNEAEYCGDFDDLDMANENDQLGEFLRLTEDEKKKIKIGITGILPEERAKAEQQKQQMTNGNGEQEADTGDQGGEADAQPEEAQDA
- the LOC126985445 gene encoding SH3 domain-binding glutamic acid-rich protein homolog isoform X4, which produces MVIKVYVSLISCSQEVKKNQQRAVMILESKNIPFTTIDITDPGQEDSKEYMNENAKPKGNNRVPMTPQLFNEAEYCGDFDDLDMANENDQLGEFLRLTEDEKKKIKIGITGILPEERAKAEQQKQQMTNGVSAASRENGEQEADTGDQGGEADAQPEEAQDA
- the LOC126985445 gene encoding SH3 domain-binding glutamic acid-rich protein homolog isoform X3 — encoded protein: MILESKNIPFTTIDITDPGQEDSKEYMNENAKPKGNNRVPMTPQLFNEAEYCGDFDDLDMANENDQLGEFLRLTEDEKKKIKIGITGILPEERAKAEQQKQQMTNGVSAASRENGEQEADTGDQGGEADAQPEEAQDAEGGNAVVDGPEGGAEFEFRGEEGAAEVGEAAEVREAGGEVEEGGEEAGGMEWPVEEQDPFAAPVEGNSTAVQMEDEAEA
- the LOC126985445 gene encoding SH3 domain-binding glutamic acid-rich protein homolog isoform X1, with product MVIKVYVSLISCSQEVKKNQQRAVMILESKNIPFTTIDITDPGQEDSKEYMNENAKPKGNNRVPMTPQLFNEAEYCGDFDDLDMANENDQLGEFLRLTEDEKKKIKIGITGILPEERAKAEQQKQQMTNGVSAASRENGEQEADTGDQGGEADAQPEEAQDAEGGNAVVDGPEGGAEFEFRGEEGAAEVGEAAEVREAGGEVEEGGEEAGGMEWPVEEQDPFAAPVEGNSTAVQMEDEAEA